The genomic interval TAACAACATCTGCTTCTGGGTTTTTCTCTGTAAACACCTGAATTTTAGTCATTTCCAACTTTTTATTGCAATTTCTGTGAGGTAAAattttgtgggggttttttctggaaaagatgaacaaattattgtaaacatttagttttgaatTTTCCCAAACTACCTGTCCACATgtgcatttctgtaaaaaagaaTATCAACTCATTGTATTCCagtaatttactttaaaaagtgaatagGACTgaggaaaacatacatttaataatttttgtttgcaaagaatttttttaaatcagctttcTAAAGTCATTACATATCTACCAAATCAAGGTTATTGCAGAGGTTCATGCAATAATGCAAAATTGTAAATTTTGTTCctacaaaactgattttttttttattattcaatatattttgtaaagcaCTCTGTGGTTTCTGACccataaaaatgctatatgaataaaatttaCTTGCTTCCTCACTAAATTCAGAACATTTCACTGTTCTGCAATTTATTAATGAATCAAGTCTCATTcttgtgaaataaaactttaatagtAAAGTATCAGAAGTAGCActgtaatatatatttatgtgtaaGCTGCatacaaagtaaaataatacatgATTAGGATATATGTAAGATTACAATCAGAATCTGTCAGCTGTTTTGTTTCCTCGGTGATGAACAAAGTTTTGAACCTTGCTGTGACGCTGCAGAGAGACGTTCTTCATGCCGTTTAGACCGGAAGGGAAGCGGACGTGGCAACTTGCTTCGGGGTTTTCAGGAAAGCTTTGATGGCCCATTTCTGATTCATGTCCACACAGTAGTCTCCTCGCGGGGTGTTGATCCTGTAGAGGGATAAATCTGCTTTACTCAAAAGCTCTTTGCATAAACCTGGATTATCAGTGAGGCAAAGACTTACACAAATCCTCGTTTGGAGCAGTTCTCGTGAGTTTTGGCAATGGACCGAATCTCGCCGACGGGAATCCTGCCTGTGAAGAAGTGAAAGCAGCACTTCCCGGGCTTCAAGGCATTTGGTCCCTGAGCTGGAaagagaatttaaaaatgtgtttacaagGATAGATAAATCGTGACCTCCTGTAACcgcatttttatcatttatgcCATGAGTAAAACATATCTTCAAGTCAGAATCAAGTCAGATGCAAACATTTACTCACTAAAACTcttaaaaccaacattttgacACAATGGGCTGGAAACGGAGACCGTTCTCAGGTTgtaatttttaatctaaaatattttttttagaaaactgcaTTAACTTTTGAACTCTTGATAAGAACATATATTCCTACATGCCATTTGTGACTTTTCTAGATTGTAAAATAGGgcgttttgaaaatgtttgaagatGTAGGTCTCCTGTGAAATTTGTTTTTCGGTATTTGTGTCCGGATCTTCCTCTGAACAGGTATTACAACCGTGAACGTTTGGGAAGCTTTCTGTTTCCTCAACAATACTTCTTGGTTTTGGCTCTGCATGTTTGATTTTAGCAACAAACCCCCATTAAACTTTATTGTTGCCCAACGGTTGGCTATTTGATGCTGGTTCACTTGGAGTGAATCAGTCATTTTAAGAACATTCCTTATTCAGCATAGGGGGGGGGGAATTACATCTTCAAAGATTTGACGAATGCAAAATAGGGTTGTACTGATTGCAGTTTCCAATTACAGATCTATAacctgacctgccaattccgATTTTGACCGATACAGAGGATTTTGTCagaaatgtcgctaaatatagcaagaaagttgctgagttggcaacagtggggtgaatatcGTTAACTACAAAAGTGCAGACTTGacctggtggatgggtgtgtACTAAACCTCTCTCACGGCAAAGTAAAACTTTTGCCGGGGTAGATAAGACCGGCTTCACATGGAAGTATCGACCGATCACTGATTTCACAAAATTAAGGAAACTGCCTGATTTATCGGCGGGCCGATTTAATGTGCACCCCAGATTCAAATTGATCATGGTATAAAAATAGGACATAACAAGAGAGCCGTGATTCAACAGCCACTATGCTTCGGTTAGTGTAATTCCACTGGAATACAGTGTTGTATCGCTTGGCCCAAAACAAAGAATCTTGCTTTAATCACTTGAGAAATGTTGTCATCTTGCCTCAGGTCAACGTGTTCTCCAGGCCATATAATCTTTTGCAACAGTAAAACTTACATTTGATGTTTCTTAGCAATTTCTTGGCTTCATCTAGTTGCTTCAGCATCATCCAAAGCTTAtcgttctcttttttttttgttccattttaaagcgtttgagatcattttcagcTGTGCAATCAGTTCATTTCTTCACTTCTGTATATACTTCCTCCTCCCCAAACCAACTTCTTAATCAAAGTATTCTGCTTCTCTGATGTGACCCTTTCTACTTAGATTCTTAGAGAGCAATGCACTTTGACCAGCACTGATATCAAAGTGATATCAAGCACTGGGATTACTCAGAACAATGATCCAAAGAGCCCAAGCAACTCCAGCTATTAATGActcaaaataaagattttggagtggcctagtcaaagtctggagtTATAATATAGGTTCTTGGCACTCAAAAAGAATTCactgtgattttaaaacaaatctgcaggTGAGATGGCGCCACACGTCCTCTGCAGCATAGACATACTAATAAATTTACAAAGGACTTATAAGTAGAGACGCAGGTAATTGgcaattacattttcacatatgACCAGATTGGCTTGTATAGTATTTCTCCGTAAATTTAACCATCCTTTGAAATGTGCATTTTGTCTATGCTCTGGTTATCTTTCacactaaaattatttttgaatcaataaaaaaactaaaacagcagaaaccgGTGAGCGTTTGCTGGCTgttgtgtgtgtcggggtgcaGAGGGGAGCCAGACTTACGCATTGCATTGCAGCAGTAGACGgcgcacagcagcagcagcagtcccACGGTGAGAGTCTTCATGTTTACTTCTCTTCAAAGGTGGCGGCACGTTTGAAATGATCTATCCTCGAAACCTCGACCTATATTAGCTTGATTGAGCTCAGATCTGCATATTCATGAGCTGAAGGGAACTTTTTTTGGAATTCACCTGCCGTCGATGAACTTTGCTTCGAAATCAGGCCAAAGGAAGTCGGGGGGTTTGGTGGTGACCCTTTTCCTGGGTACCCAATGTACGCAGCATTTCCATGTGCTGTGGAGTTACATAATGTTTTTTCCTGATTGTTTCCACCGTGTAAATCCTTTGAGCACACTAGAATGAACAGCGGAGTCCGTTTTTCACAAAGTGAGCCCGGCCTTTTTCAGCGAAAGCGTTTTAAGGCCGTCAGTTCATCCCGCAGCACCCTACAATTTAACAACTTTAGTACCATTAATGGTACTGAGAGATAAAGCAATGTGTTTTATCTTATGGTCTTAAGGATTCTTCTCTCCCGTAATGTTGCTTCATTCAGTCGACTGAGATTTGCAAACATTCTCTCCACCTCTGGGTTTCGATTAGGTTGAGACTTTGACAGGGCCGCTCCAGTACCTTAACtggtatttttttcatgtttgctcCTGTCTGGGTTTATGTTTCTATTGATGATCCGTTTTGAGCCAAGCTTCAGTTGACgaatagttttacatttgaCTCCAGGAGGCTCATCACGCGGAGTTCATGTTCAATGACTTCAAGAAGCCCAGGTCGAATAAAACCCCACATCATCACCCCTCCAACACCCTGCTTGACTGTTGCTGTGATCTTGAGCTCGTCTATTTAAACAACATTGTTCCAGtagttttgttcttcattcaggtTCATTTTGGCCAACCATATTCATGCTGCCTTGTTCATTTTGGAAAGAAGAAGTCTATCCTAGAAACCAACAGGAGCCAATTTGGACATTAATTGTGCGTGGACAGCGTGAAAagtgtcacattttatttatttattgctgtttcATGTCTAATTAATGACCCTGTTAGACATCTGCTGGCCTTTATTGAGCAGAATGTGATGCTTTGTTGACACCAGGCATAAAGCAGTTTTCAGCAGAAGCCATTTCAAATTGATTCTATGACATGCATcgttttttttatagtttcatattttcttttatttgtttatttttctgtgttgtattTGTTGCTGCCTTTTGGTGAGGACTCCCCTGAAAAAGAGGTTTTTAATCTTAAACGGGGGAGGGAGTTatcctggggaaaaaaagacagcagTTTGCTCACTGATTGTGTATTTACTTTTGGTTGCTgctcgagatttaaaagaagaatttcagacacagatttcagttttcagaCTCTAATATTAGAAtgaattttaattgaaagaaaTGAGACTCAACGAGTTTCCTGTTAGTTTTACTGGACTGAGATAAATTGTCACTGAATTTAAAGTATACttatatattacatttttgtttggtttgaaatgtaattttgatgGATCCATACAGTCTGTGCCTCAAAGTGGAAGAGTCTTGGTTTCTAGTTTATTAATGATGAAAATGGAGCAGAGTCAGTTCTGCAGCAGTGTTGTTTTGATGAAGAAGGAGCTGAGTGAAGAAATTAAGTTTTCAATTTAACGACTCGTATCTTGAGATGTGGATCGTGACTCAAATGAGCTTCGGCTTTTGACTTAGAGTTTAGAGATTTGAGTCAGGCACTACAGGTGCTGAAAAGGCTCAGTGGAGCTGGTTTGACACCTGACCAAAAGGGTCCCTGGTCACCTGGATCCTGGAGGGATTTCTGTTATATCCCACTGGGAGACTCCTCAACAGACCCAGAACTCGTTGGAGGGACGACACATCCATGTGAACACGGATCCCCCACAAGAAGCTGGACATTCCTGCTGGTGACAGGAGTTTAATCCCTGACTTGATCTCAGAAAAGTGGAAAACACAGATAGATGGTGGAAATTATTCCTTTAAGCATAAAAATGATTAGTTGTAAAGAAGATAATAGTGCCAACAGTGTAACAGTGTGTGCATCATGTTTCTTTCCATTCATTTcagttcagaaatactttattaagCAAAGGGgaaatttcactttttctgaaactcaaTGTATCCAAGTTTCTTTAAAGATATTGTGGATGCTGACGGCTGTGGGCACAAAGAATCTCCTGTACCTGTCAGTAAAGCAGCGGCTCTGAAGACACCTCTGATTGAAGATTATCTATCGTGTTGTTACAGTCTCGTGAAAGAGATGCTCAGGGTGGCCCAACATGTTATTCATTTTATGACGCATCCTTCATGAGTATATTACACAGCGTTCCCAGTGTAGAACCTTGTGGTACCCCATAAGTTACTCTGGTATTTGTCAGTCAcacatcatttgaaaatgaatcctCCAGATGATTTTCTTCAGATATGTCCTGATTATATCCTGATGACGtggtcaaaagaaaaactaacattCAACAGAAACAGCAGTGAAGCTGGATTATAAATAACACACAGCATACCATCTCTACAACTAAATAATCAACATATGGTGGGAGTGGGTCctggtgtttttctgtcttgtgtAATAAGTTGCGCTTTGCTTCACTCTGGCATTAAGGCTCTGACAACATCCAAAATCCAAGACAGTGGGAAAGTACCGATGCTCTGAATACAATCTTTGACCCCAGCTAGACCTTCATTTACATATCAGTCTCTCCATGTACCTTTCTGTTTATATaaacttaaatttaatttaagatgTGGAATATGGATTATGTTCATGAAATcagattatgttttattaaagttatattcattaaaacattttctgatttgttgAAGTTAAATAAAACGTAACTTTGGTTTCACAACCTGCTCTCGTCTTATCTCAACATCTACAATATTACTCAACAAAAGaagtcaaatcaaattttttctTTGACCTAGATTCACCCACCTCTTGTTCTGAAAGTGGGCAGCCGATGTGATTTTTGGTGAAGATAAGGCCTGCAGGCTGCATCAGAGCGCAGCAGTTTCTTGCGATGCTATCGGAACAAACCATGGCTTTTCTGATGTTGATCTCTTTAAGTGGGACAAGGTCAAATGTTAAGATCCATTTTCTGCAGCGAGCGCAGTGCAGGGAAACCTCACTGATTTTTATCTCAATATGGAAACAGTTGCGGTGTGTTTGTGCAGAATAACGCTGCAGATCTCTTGTTCATCTCTGAGAGAACAAAACGTTTTCAGGTGTATTGACACTCTAAAATCCCCAGTATCTCAATAAAGATCTTGCATCATAAAACAAGAGATAAAAAGTTTATGTTAACATCGTTTGACCATTAGCTCTTTACAGTTTATACATGGTTTCAAAATGACATTACAAAACTGCTAAATCACTTCAGAATATGttcaaaaacagatgtttttgttgtttttttactaaaaaagtCCAACGTGTTTTTAAGCTGCAGGTaattttttgtaaagatttggtttttttacatatatgttAAAGTTTCCACTGCATCCTGATAGTATATCATGAGACAGATGTTCTGTGAAAATCCTGCTGTTCTGCCTCCATCCAGTGGTTTTACAGACATTTGCAGAAATGCAACGCtccctgtcagaaacaaccaatcagagccaagagtaGGGCCTTAGCGGTGTCAATCTGTTTCAGATCTGCCATTAACCAGCCATCCAGTTCAAATACTCTCTGGTTTTGTTGTGATCTGCTGGACTTTCAGAATATTTTGACGATTTTGGTTTCTTTATCTTTTGGTGGAttgctgtgttttgtgttttcagttaaTCTTTTACATCACTGCTTCACTTTCCTGGtcttttgaccattttttcctcatttgttaATGTACCGTCCACTAATCAGACTCTCCTGTTTAAATACTCCTTGCTTTAGTTACTCCATGTCAGCTGCTCTGCTGTCCATACTGCTGTTAATGCTGTTTtctggaccaattggtaccgggccgcacaagaaataatgaaatatttccgttttatgtattatttgagtctggaggatctctTACTTTGAAAATCATTTAGCCGGAGAcaggaggatggatttatcccggtaggtgattcccacattccaagcctgctctgcatgatatggtgaccggttcgctaatgaggcaatgaagcttcaaactgcttcgccaTGTAGAGACCAAGCTCGCTGTGAATAAGCAACACTTCTGGTGTCTTcgtctctcatcactcccagatgggaccgtcttgttgcagagaaacaagctcagggctcccattGATTTGTCGTTAtcatgagttaaaattttcatgaaagtaaaatgttcgtttttgtggcgcatctgtattttattttgaagtgataTGTcgacgttaccatagcgaccagagtcagagagcgttagggcagtaGTAGAGAGTagaggagtagagcttgtgagtcttatgtctggttcacacggcacgatttaaggattgtcgaccgattttccaaacctgtGATCACACAGAAGCcaataaaagtccaacaggttcggtcggtttgtgtgtccagccacacggcaagagcaacacaccacaacacgaaccgattccactcaggaacatcccgattccagaagaaGATCCAGTAAAACCACCAACATACGTGAATTTAGGATAAACGAacacggatgacgatgtagaagcagtggtgatagtttgtggactcattttaagcgataaaagacgtaaaaagaaaaggtgttTGATAAAAGACGGAGGgagccgctctatttgctgcacagtgatttggaggtgagttcTGTTTTTCGTAGTTTACAGTTTTAACTGAATAAGCATCCATGTTTATTAAGCACACGATAGTTTCCATatatcatctccgatgtccaACGGTCTCTCGGTTGCGTCACCGTCAACCGTTTGGGATTCTACTCCGTGCTTACGTCACCgcgttttctgattggctacctgtcgcATTCACCATTCAACATGTTgcgttctcgctcccagtcagggtcagggaaaaccccacaCGCTGCCATAACGGGgccaagacaatccaacatgttgaaaatgCCCGATTTTAGATGTGAGCGGCCCCGACGATCTACTGAACACACAACTTCAGGATGATCGGTTACCGGATCGGATCATCGCAACCGAGTTGACAATCTTAGAACCCGGAACGTTCGTAGGGAGGAAAATCAGggccaaaaatgtaaaattgtgccATGTGAACTGGGCTTTAGCGGACACACCAACACGTCTTATCTGACTGTTTGACCGGTCCGCGGTGATAAAAAGGTTGAGGACCACTGCACTGAATCACTAAACCTGGGTCCTCAACAAGACTGAGTCAGATTGTTGGATTTCTGTTGTGAATGctctaaagcagtggttctcaaatgggggtacgtgtacccctgggggtacgtggaggtactgcagggggtatgtgaagcttttcaaaatatctttaaaaaatcagtaggctcctcataataagtctt from Xiphophorus maculatus strain JP 163 A chromosome 2, X_maculatus-5.0-male, whole genome shotgun sequence carries:
- the LOC102221017 gene encoding C-C motif chemokine 3-like, translated to MKTLTVGLLLLLCAVYCCNAMPQGPNALKPGKCCFHFFTGRIPVGEIRSIAKTHENCSKRGFVINTPRGDYCVDMNQKWAIKAFLKTPKQVATSASLPV